A part of Desulfobacter sp. genomic DNA contains:
- a CDS encoding radical SAM protein codes for MKNNDPTPFTLMLEPVGACDLKCRHCYARLRQGHAMDQDLLALILEKVRAYLAAEGMTRVNLIWHGGEPLLAGLAFFKAALEQIRKRWPGIRTSHFIQTNGLAMDKDFCCFFRDNGFQLGLSLDGPADVHDRLRVDARGKGTHDRVMKIVDLIYSADLPVGFNAVVSRASLGQEERIYKFFNGLGAGFRINPIIPGRHPEAFAALALAPGEYGRIMARFFDLWTGPHTGRVPVSPLDGYLLGISSGDTGECIHSENCAEARAAIKPHGEMALCSRFQDLGQGQIQDHSLRFLLNSGVCRQIRERAGKLKDCRSCAWRPLCHGGCPFNSHSRGRGIMEKDPFCRDYQYIFSHMAEAMVRTAPPRKAGP; via the coding sequence ATGAAGAACAATGACCCCACGCCCTTTACCCTGATGCTGGAACCGGTGGGGGCCTGCGACCTCAAATGCCGCCACTGTTACGCCCGTCTCCGCCAGGGGCATGCCATGGACCAGGATCTTCTGGCCCTGATCCTTGAAAAGGTCCGGGCATACCTTGCGGCTGAGGGGATGACCCGGGTTAACCTGATCTGGCACGGCGGAGAGCCCCTTCTTGCCGGTCTGGCATTTTTTAAGGCCGCCCTGGAACAGATCAGAAAGAGGTGGCCCGGAATCCGCACCAGCCACTTCATCCAGACCAACGGCCTGGCCATGGACAAGGATTTCTGCTGTTTTTTCAGGGACAATGGATTTCAACTGGGACTGAGCCTTGACGGTCCGGCGGATGTGCACGACCGGCTCCGGGTGGATGCCCGGGGAAAGGGAACCCACGACCGGGTGATGAAAATAGTTGACCTTATTTATTCAGCGGATCTGCCGGTGGGATTCAACGCCGTGGTGTCAAGGGCATCCCTGGGACAGGAAGAACGGATATACAAGTTTTTCAACGGGCTGGGGGCGGGGTTCCGGATCAATCCCATTATTCCGGGCAGGCACCCGGAGGCCTTTGCGGCACTGGCCCTGGCGCCCGGGGAGTACGGCAGGATCATGGCGCGGTTCTTCGACCTGTGGACCGGCCCCCATACCGGCCGGGTCCCGGTCTCCCCCCTGGACGGTTATCTGCTGGGGATATCATCGGGAGATACCGGGGAGTGCATCCACAGTGAAAACTGCGCAGAGGCCCGTGCCGCAATAAAGCCCCATGGGGAAATGGCCCTGTGCAGCCGGTTCCAGGACCTGGGTCAGGGACAGATCCAGGACCATTCCCTGCGGTTTCTGCTCAATTCAGGGGTGTGCCGGCAAATCCGGGAACGTGCCGGTAAATTAAAGGACTGCCGGTCCTGTGCCTGGCGCCCTCTCTGCCACGGCGGCTGCCCTTTCAACAGCCATTCACGGGGCAGGGGGATCATGGAGAAAGATCCTTTCTGCAGGGATTACCAGTATATTTTCAGCCACATGGCAGAGGCAATGGTAAGGACAGCCCCGCCCCGGAAGGCCGGTCCATGA
- a CDS encoding radical SAM protein, whose translation MGQLDELAELVELAELDELVQLVELKGENIILPFIPQVQVTLNCNLDCRYCFQDHRPGVMDPDTLGALLDKVAGYARASGRHRHPVPVYWHGGEPLAAGISFFQTIMALEARYPDIQFNNRVQTNGTLMTEEWASFFTTHGFDVGFSLDGPGPLHDLNRRFKNSCRGSFDAAVQGIDNYRKYAGDIQVPVIAVVTSKSMGQADLIYEFFARLGARVQLDIFDIRCRDLMPPSGPLEPGDVYAPPPDTLGRFLVDLFDRWFHDGSQRTDFKEFHDEVKIALQPELDFGNPFHKRRCSMGRTIIDPDGLVFACDQYVNDEKTALGHICRDNISEMLGKKHRQWEEIKARIRGSSGQMACSRCQAAHTCSGGCMTCARYTAKLLAARAKGLPDRCWVNQPLPAPLARIRGEFYYCDALRQLRSHIKKAVAEELVNEEQ comes from the coding sequence TTGGGGCAACTGGATGAACTGGCGGAACTGGTTGAACTGGCAGAACTGGATGAACTGGTTCAATTGGTGGAACTGAAGGGGGAAAATATAATTCTGCCCTTCATTCCACAGGTCCAGGTAACCCTGAACTGCAACCTGGACTGCCGGTACTGTTTCCAGGACCATCGCCCCGGAGTGATGGATCCGGATACATTGGGCGCCCTTTTGGATAAAGTCGCCGGATATGCCCGGGCGTCCGGCCGCCACCGGCATCCGGTCCCCGTCTACTGGCACGGGGGGGAACCCCTGGCCGCAGGCATTTCATTTTTTCAAACGATCATGGCCCTGGAGGCCCGATATCCGGACATTCAATTTAATAACCGGGTTCAGACCAACGGCACCCTCATGACAGAGGAATGGGCCTCGTTTTTTACGACCCACGGTTTTGATGTGGGGTTCAGCTTAGACGGGCCCGGCCCCCTCCACGACCTGAACCGGCGTTTCAAAAATTCATGCCGGGGCTCCTTTGATGCGGCGGTACAGGGCATTGACAATTACCGGAAATACGCCGGAGATATCCAGGTGCCGGTGATTGCCGTGGTCACTTCAAAGAGCATGGGGCAGGCGGATCTTATCTATGAGTTTTTCGCCCGGCTGGGTGCCCGGGTGCAATTGGATATTTTTGATATCCGGTGCCGGGATCTCATGCCCCCTTCCGGGCCGTTGGAACCCGGCGATGTATACGCCCCGCCACCTGACACCCTGGGGCGCTTCCTGGTAGACCTCTTTGACCGATGGTTCCACGATGGCTCCCAGCGAACGGATTTCAAGGAATTTCATGATGAAGTCAAAATCGCCCTGCAGCCGGAGCTGGATTTCGGAAACCCCTTCCATAAACGGCGGTGCAGCATGGGACGGACCATTATCGACCCCGACGGCCTTGTCTTTGCCTGCGACCAGTATGTGAATGATGAAAAGACCGCCCTGGGCCATATCTGCCGGGACAATATTTCTGAAATGCTGGGAAAAAAGCACCGGCAGTGGGAGGAGATCAAGGCCCGGATACGGGGCTCCTCCGGGCAAATGGCCTGCAGCCGGTGCCAGGCCGCCCATACCTGCAGCGGCGGATGCATGACCTGTGCCCGGTATACGGCAAAACTGCTGGCCGCAAGGGCAAAGGGCCTGCCCGACCGCTGCTGGGTCAACCAGCCCCTTCCAGCCCCCCTGGCCCGCATCCGGGGAGAATTCTACTATTGCGACGCCCTGAGGCAGCTCAGATCCCATATCAAAAAAGCCGTGGCAGAGGAACTTGTCAATGAAGAACAATGA
- a CDS encoding tetratricopeptide repeat protein: protein MTEQYRYPGSNPFSLEFRSLFFGREKEINELSTLINVEKLVVLHGKSGLGKSSLLNAGLLPELEDEKGYLIIQVRFTAYKDEKQALSNKKKVLPINILSEAISEFSKPDNFLNRIENKNISPWQELKNIQYEHPDKKQILLVFDQFEELFTYPEDAVNNFVRMFFDILKCRMPKHFRRTLELKLLKEPSFLTENEVEFLYESYPLKTIFSIRSDKMFLMNQLSTLIPLILRRCYELNPLSEKQAKKAIVLPAQKEGAFVSRRFTFQDQALEKMLAYLGRQNEEGKNRIEPFQLQLLCQHFEKRFDRKETRNKDKNEVTLNDLGGDKGLQNIMESFYDTEIGRLPSFIQRRRARRLCEKKLIMDGWRVSQHRKVIKQQLKLTEDTLKQLVDARLLRQEKMSTGITYELSHDTLIQPILKSGTTRRKSWLYPTVFLVFLLVSTLIGVGIWQWPTYRWPILINQIEQSKNPEKTKQKVERAVALNPGQRSKVYRLALNKFLEKNWDLDQALEYARRIEEEKGGHLDLQTYLALGSAFLKANRKEEALAQYIKAHEVSNQNINKLIRADTYFFMGMMSLDSNNLDRADTYIELGINAAQQDNAQNPGTLLKAMAYAYLKKGKEKEAIRYFKRSVEIAPHQADARTYRFIGNYCLKTGDEDKAIAHYSNALGQMAASPGPEAVQALMDFQGDLRSRLVRRKYGQYPETTFLKMVGFDPAYIQVQTFDHSPTKRQTP from the coding sequence ATGACTGAACAATACAGGTATCCAGGTTCAAACCCCTTTTCCCTGGAATTCCGCTCGCTGTTTTTCGGCCGGGAAAAGGAAATCAACGAACTTTCAACCCTGATCAATGTTGAAAAACTGGTGGTGCTTCACGGGAAATCCGGTCTGGGAAAATCGTCATTGCTCAATGCGGGCCTGCTCCCCGAACTTGAAGATGAAAAGGGATACCTGATCATTCAGGTAAGGTTTACCGCCTATAAAGACGAAAAACAGGCACTGAGCAATAAGAAAAAAGTCCTTCCCATCAATATTCTGTCAGAAGCAATTTCAGAATTTTCAAAACCGGATAACTTCCTGAACCGCATCGAAAATAAAAACATCAGTCCCTGGCAGGAATTAAAAAATATTCAGTATGAACATCCGGATAAAAAACAGATTTTACTGGTTTTCGACCAGTTTGAAGAGCTGTTTACCTATCCCGAAGATGCGGTAAATAATTTTGTCAGGATGTTTTTCGATATCCTCAAGTGCAGAATGCCCAAACATTTCAGGCGGACCCTTGAGTTAAAACTGCTCAAAGAACCCTCATTCCTCACTGAAAACGAGGTGGAGTTCCTCTATGAATCCTATCCGCTGAAAACAATATTTTCAATCCGGTCGGATAAGATGTTCCTGATGAACCAGCTATCCACATTAATCCCGTTGATACTGCGGCGCTGCTATGAACTGAATCCCCTTTCCGAAAAACAGGCAAAAAAGGCCATTGTCCTGCCGGCACAAAAGGAGGGAGCGTTCGTATCCCGGAGATTTACATTCCAGGACCAGGCCCTGGAAAAAATGTTGGCCTATCTCGGCAGGCAGAATGAAGAAGGGAAAAACCGCATTGAACCCTTCCAGCTCCAGCTGCTGTGCCAGCATTTTGAAAAACGCTTTGACAGAAAAGAGACAAGGAACAAAGATAAAAACGAAGTGACCCTGAACGACCTGGGCGGTGACAAGGGGCTGCAGAACATCATGGAGTCCTTTTATGACACCGAGATCGGCCGTCTGCCGTCCTTTATCCAAAGGCGGCGGGCACGCAGGCTCTGTGAAAAGAAACTGATCATGGACGGCTGGCGGGTTAGCCAGCATAGGAAAGTGATCAAACAACAACTCAAGCTAACGGAAGACACCCTCAAACAACTGGTGGATGCAAGGCTGCTCCGGCAAGAAAAAATGAGCACCGGCATAACCTACGAGCTCAGCCACGACACCCTGATTCAACCGATATTAAAATCCGGGACCACCCGCAGGAAATCCTGGCTGTATCCAACGGTATTTCTCGTTTTCTTACTTGTTTCCACCCTCATTGGCGTAGGGATATGGCAGTGGCCGACCTACCGCTGGCCGATTCTTATCAACCAGATCGAACAATCAAAGAACCCGGAAAAAACAAAACAAAAGGTTGAAAGAGCGGTGGCCCTTAACCCCGGCCAGCGATCAAAGGTCTACAGGCTTGCATTGAATAAATTTCTGGAAAAAAACTGGGACCTGGACCAGGCCCTTGAATATGCCCGGCGGATCGAAGAAGAAAAAGGGGGGCATCTCGATCTGCAGACCTACCTCGCCCTGGGAAGCGCTTTTCTCAAAGCAAACCGGAAAGAAGAGGCCCTGGCCCAGTATATCAAGGCCCATGAGGTTTCAAACCAGAATATCAACAAGCTGATACGTGCCGACACCTATTTTTTTATGGGGATGATGTCACTGGATAGTAATAACCTGGACCGGGCAGACACTTATATTGAGCTGGGTATAAACGCCGCGCAGCAAGACAACGCGCAAAACCCCGGCACGCTTCTCAAGGCCATGGCCTATGCCTACCTTAAAAAGGGCAAGGAAAAAGAGGCCATCCGGTATTTTAAGCGAAGCGTTGAGATCGCCCCCCACCAGGCTGATGCCCGCACCTATCGATTTATCGGCAACTATTGCCTTAAAACCGGGGATGAGGACAAGGCCATCGCACACTATAGTAATGCCTTGGGGCAGATGGCCGCATCACCGGGACCGGAAGCCGTCCAGGCGCTCATGGACTTCCAGGGTGATCTTAGAAGCCGGCTGGTCCGCCGTAAATATGGACAATACCCGGAAACCACTTTTTTAAAGATGGTCGGATTTGATCCGGCCTATATACAGGTGCAAACCTTTGATCATTCACCAACCAAAAGGCAGACACCATGA
- a CDS encoding SIR2 family protein — MNDPIVFNKNDINVLMEVCGNLESDETTALFIGPNIIRTNNNKSLYQGLRSYLKESAYEMEYDAYNHLICDKRTKCSIYHLVKKYYTHELQMNPIYEQIARIPFHIIISITPDLLLKNAFEKQGIPYEFSYYTKGKPSKEVKDPSKETPLIYNLFGSIENRESLILTQDDILDFLFSIIGEHDLPMNLKETIKDVTHYIFLGFDFKQWYLKILLRLFDLSRDKVSISPDCELGNYDNVFYQWLHKSKIHRIFYENTYKMTFIPTHTEAYIAKLKEMCEEQGLLREVHLQNEISEEELQKDRLIKLVMRNQIGGAIDMLIEIFKEERQINAYTDMVAQSGRFNGLKDDYRRGALSRENFDIEVIKIREHLMDVINGL; from the coding sequence ATGAACGATCCGATAGTTTTTAATAAAAACGACATCAATGTCCTCATGGAGGTCTGCGGCAACCTGGAAAGCGACGAAACCACCGCCTTGTTCATCGGGCCCAATATCATCCGGACAAACAATAATAAATCCCTGTACCAGGGGCTGCGATCCTATCTGAAAGAATCCGCCTATGAGATGGAATACGATGCCTATAACCACCTGATCTGCGACAAGCGGACCAAGTGCAGTATCTATCATCTGGTCAAAAAATATTACACCCATGAACTCCAGATGAATCCCATTTACGAGCAGATCGCCCGGATTCCTTTTCACATTATCATCTCAATCACCCCGGATCTGCTGCTGAAAAATGCCTTTGAAAAACAGGGCATCCCCTATGAGTTCAGTTACTATACCAAAGGCAAACCCTCAAAAGAGGTAAAGGACCCGTCCAAGGAAACCCCTTTGATCTACAACCTTTTCGGCTCGATTGAAAACAGGGAATCACTGATTCTGACCCAGGACGATATCCTGGATTTTCTCTTTTCCATCATCGGCGAACATGACCTGCCCATGAACCTCAAGGAGACCATAAAGGATGTAACCCATTATATTTTCCTAGGCTTTGATTTTAAACAATGGTATTTAAAAATACTGCTCAGACTCTTTGATCTGTCCAGGGACAAGGTTTCCATCTCACCCGACTGTGAATTGGGTAATTACGACAATGTTTTTTACCAATGGCTCCACAAAAGTAAGATTCACAGGATATTTTATGAAAACACCTACAAAATGACTTTCATACCGACCCATACGGAAGCCTATATCGCAAAGTTAAAAGAGATGTGTGAAGAACAGGGCCTGCTCCGGGAGGTCCACCTGCAAAATGAGATCAGCGAAGAAGAACTGCAGAAAGACCGCTTAATTAAGCTGGTCATGCGCAATCAGATCGGAGGGGCCATCGACATGTTAATAGAAATTTTCAAGGAAGAAAGGCAAATAAATGCCTATACCGATATGGTGGCCCAGAGCGGACGATTTAACGGGCTCAAGGACGATTACAGACGGGGGGCCCTTTCCCGCGAAAACTTTGATATCGAGGTGATAAAAATAAGAGAACACTTGATGGATGTCATCAACGGACTTTAA
- a CDS encoding toll/interleukin-1 receptor domain-containing protein: MSQQDQLRTLISKQDNIEAAIDALYPLLGGEEEKLLLDNWGAQLAAGREDWRAGIIGNGEYSQTRARIRMAVLKMISEISPSDHSVFISYSHKDRRTAAMIADELKKEGISVVIDSEALDEGGNIKGFILDAIKKTDVTLSLVSNSSLMSAWVCLETVHSFDRALFDDGKRIIACYIDDDFFRPGFQIELTGKIDKKLAEIDGYIRDALEQGLDFASLNQNRSRLLDLKHHLGRILNALQEHKCLDLKPDSGNGGSLEQDRFKDKIRPLIRAIKAQAAF; the protein is encoded by the coding sequence ATGAGTCAACAGGATCAACTTCGCACCCTGATCAGCAAACAGGACAATATAGAGGCGGCCATTGATGCCCTTTACCCCCTTTTGGGCGGCGAAGAAGAAAAACTGCTGCTGGACAACTGGGGGGCGCAGCTGGCTGCCGGCAGGGAGGACTGGCGTGCCGGAATCATCGGCAATGGGGAATACAGCCAGACCCGGGCAAGAATCCGGATGGCTGTTCTGAAAATGATATCCGAGATAAGCCCATCAGATCACTCCGTATTCATTTCATACAGCCATAAAGACCGCCGTACCGCAGCCATGATCGCCGATGAATTAAAAAAGGAGGGGATTTCGGTGGTCATTGACAGCGAGGCCCTGGACGAAGGGGGGAATATCAAAGGCTTCATCCTGGATGCCATCAAAAAAACCGATGTCACCCTGTCCCTGGTATCCAATTCAAGCCTGATGTCGGCCTGGGTCTGTCTGGAAACCGTCCATTCATTTGACCGGGCCCTGTTTGACGATGGTAAAAGAATAATTGCCTGCTACATTGACGACGATTTTTTCAGGCCCGGTTTCCAGATCGAACTGACCGGGAAAATAGATAAAAAACTTGCAGAAATAGACGGATACATCCGCGATGCCCTTGAACAGGGACTTGATTTCGCCTCCCTGAATCAAAACCGAAGCCGGCTTTTGGATCTCAAGCACCATCTGGGCAGGATTTTAAATGCGCTGCAGGAACATAAATGCCTGGATCTCAAGCCGGACAGCGGGAACGGCGGCAGCTTGGAACAGGACCGGTTCAAGGATAAAATCAGGCCGCTCATCCGTGCAATCAAGGCCCAGGCCGCTTTTTAA